ATCAACGTTCTGGGCTTCCTTCTGATTATCGTTGGTGAAGTGAGTGAAGGTCTTGACCTTTTTGCCGCTGAACTTTTCAGGCCAATGGCAATGCTCGCAAGTATCACGGGCAGGACGAAGGTGCTCGACCGGGGCCGGAATCGGACGGCTGAAACTGTTGGTTGCCACGGCTAGAACCTGACGAAGTCCTGAAACTTTTGCTCGTACGAACCACTGGGCTCCCGGTCCGATATGGCACTCAACACAGACGACTTTTGCGTGCGCTGAACGAGTATAAACCGTATATTCAGGATCCATGACGTTGTGGCAGACCTTGCCACAGAAATAAGGAGAGTCTGAGAATTCGTAACCGAAGTAGCCGATAACCGAGAGCAGAGAGAAGAACAGAACGGTAAGGACGATAAAATAAACCACCATCTTACGGTGACGATGGTCACTCAGGTTGATCTGCAGGTGATCCTTGGCAATACCGTATTTTTCCCATTGACGACGGCGGAGGTAGGCGGCAACAGGAATCAGAATCAAACCGGTAATCATACCGCCAGGCAGAACCAGGAAGGCGAGCAGCGGCACATAAGGGTTGTGGGTCAAGCCTAAAACTTCAACGATAAGGCCGATGAACATCAGGGTGGAGCACACTGTGAGCAGGATAACGCCTAAAATGCCAAGCGGTGATCTCCACATGCCTCTAACTATATGACCCCAGGGGCCACGATGATGGTGTTGTTGGTCAATGTCAGACATTTGATTCTTTCCTCCTTGTTTTTGATGCATTTTCCGGTACGCTACAATTCAGAGTGTCCGGGATTATTCTGTTGAACACAGCTATCCTCCAAGTCTATAGCCGCACAAACTTAATATATTTTACTGAAAAGCACAACGGGCAAACGTAAATTATCCACAAGGTTTTTTTGTAGATTTTTTTATGCGTTATTTCAAAGTGTTGGTTGTTGTTGTTGGACTATGTAGATGAAATTATGCGTAGTATTACTGGTGGTAATTTGTGGAAAAAGGTATGGGAGTCACTGGTAATTATCCGAAGTCATATGATTATTTCTTAAGCATCAAAATATACTACTGAGTAGCTCGACATGAGTCTGCTTGTGGGGATTCTATTTTCATGTCAAGTGAACAGCCAAGCAAGCCGCGACCAATCCTGACTCCTGACTTTTTACGGACTGTCGGCCATGGTCCTGGCGTCTATTTGATGAAAGACGCCGGGGGGCATGTGCATTATGTGGGTAAGGCTCGTGATCTTCGTCGTCGTTTGGCGTCTTACCAGCGCTATCTGGATGGGGGGAGGAACAAGACCTCGATCATGCTCGGTAAGACTCGCCTGATCGAGATCATCCTTACTGCCACTGAAAAAGAGGCGCTGCTCCTTGAGGCCTCGTTGATCAAGCAGCACAAGCCAAAGTACAACATCATTCTTAGGGATGATAAAAACTACCCGTATATCATGGTTACGGTGAAGGAGAGGTGGCCTCGACTGGTTGTCACCCGCCGTCGGGTCAAGGATCAGGCCATCTTTGGTCCATTCTCTTCGCCATCAGCCATGTGGGAAACAATACGGCATCTGAATACCCTCTTTCCCCTTCGCCGTTGCAAGGGAGCTGAACTCTCTGTTCGTAGCCGTCCCTGTCTTAATCACCAAATGAATCGCTGTTTAGCTCCTTGCCATGGAAATATCACCCAAGAAGCGTACCGTCAGATGGTTGATGATCTGCTTTTGGCCTTGGCCGGTAAAAATAAGGAGTTGATCCGGCGGCTCAAGGCAGAGATGCTTCGTGCTTCAGACTCCCTTGATTTTGAACAGGCAGTTATCCTTCGCGATAAGATTCAAGCGTTGACCAAGACCATGGAAAAACAAGTTGTTGTCGCCGGTCATGGTAAGGATCAGGATGTCTTTGGTTTCTCCCGTCATGGCGCCGTTGCTGCCGTTGCGATTCTACTGGTAAGGGGTGGTGTTGTTAACGGTCATCATCATTTTTTTCTTGAAGAACCCTTTGAGGACGATACCTTGGTCTTGACCGAAGTGATTGAACGTTTTTACGGAACTGACCACTACGTTCCAGGCGAGATCCTGATCGGCACTGAGCCAGAGAGCCGTGAAGTTATCGAGGAGTGGCTTGCTGATCTGGCGGAACGTCGAGTTGTTATCAAGGTCCCACAGCGTGGCGATTTGGTAACTTTACTCGCCATGGCCAACCGTAACGCTGAACAGGTGATTGTCGATCATTTGACCAAGGAGGCGGCATGGTCGACAATGGCGGCGCGGTTAAAGAACGTTCTTCATCTTGATCATATTCCTGATCGGATTATCTGCATGGATATTTCCAATCTGGGCGGAGAGCAGTCGGTTGGAGCGGTGGTCAGTTTCAAGCAAGGCAAGAAAGCAGCTGATGAGTACCGTCATTATAAAATTCAGACCGTGGCCGGCCCAGACGATTATGCATCCATGGCCGAGGTGCTGCGTCGGCATCTGAGACGAGCAGAGGCTGAGGACGTAATGCCTGGTCTTTTGGTGGTCGATGGCGGCAAGGGGCAGCTTAAGGTGGCCGTTGAGGTGGTGCGGGAGCTTGGTCTTGATGGTTGTCTGGACTTGGTCGGGATAGCCAAAGAGAAGGACGAGGAAGGTGAGAAACTCTTTGTTCCTGGGCGTAAGAACCCCATTCTCTTGGCCCGTCACACACCGGTTTTGCTCCTGCTCATGCAAATCAGGGATGAGGCGCACCGCTTTGGAATCACCTTTCATCGGAATTGGCGGGGTCGTGAGGCGTTGCGCTCTCGGCTTGATTTGGTCCCCGGCATCGGCCCAGCTCGTAAGAAGGCATTATTGACCGCTTTTGGCAGCATCGGGGCGATAGCTACGGCTACACCGGAGGAGTTATCATCTATTCCCGGGATCACTCTCGGGCTGGGGCAGACAATTTTGGCTATTTTGAACGAATCTATCATTAATTTTCCAACAGATGAGGTAGCAAATGAGTGAGATGGAACCGGAAGGCTCGATTCTGCAGCGTGATAAGAAGACATTTGCCATTGTGCCCAGGACGCCGCTGGGCATGGTCAGTGCCGATGCCCTGGAGGCCATCGCTGCGGTGGTTAGAAAATATAAGATCCCGGTTGTCAAAATTACCTCGGGACAGCGTTTGGCTCTGATTGGACTGGAGCAGGATCAGCTTGAACCGGCTTGGCAGGATCTGGGGATCGACATTGGTTATGCTCATACCTCTGCCTTGTGTTTACACTATGTGCAGGCTTGTCCGGGCAACAGTGTCTGCAAGTTCGGTTTGGACGATTCTTTGGGAGTGGGAACGGAGCTTGACCAGGCGTTGAGCGGTTTGACCTTTCCTGCCAAGATCAAGGTTGGAGTGTCGGGTTGCCCGATGTGTTGCGGGGAGAGTTTTTTGCG
This DNA window, taken from Desulfobulbaceae bacterium, encodes the following:
- the uvrC gene encoding excinuclease ABC subunit UvrC; amino-acid sequence: MSSEQPSKPRPILTPDFLRTVGHGPGVYLMKDAGGHVHYVGKARDLRRRLASYQRYLDGGRNKTSIMLGKTRLIEIILTATEKEALLLEASLIKQHKPKYNIILRDDKNYPYIMVTVKERWPRLVVTRRRVKDQAIFGPFSSPSAMWETIRHLNTLFPLRRCKGAELSVRSRPCLNHQMNRCLAPCHGNITQEAYRQMVDDLLLALAGKNKELIRRLKAEMLRASDSLDFEQAVILRDKIQALTKTMEKQVVVAGHGKDQDVFGFSRHGAVAAVAILLVRGGVVNGHHHFFLEEPFEDDTLVLTEVIERFYGTDHYVPGEILIGTEPESREVIEEWLADLAERRVVIKVPQRGDLVTLLAMANRNAEQVIVDHLTKEAAWSTMAARLKNVLHLDHIPDRIICMDISNLGGEQSVGAVVSFKQGKKAADEYRHYKIQTVAGPDDYASMAEVLRRHLRRAEAEDVMPGLLVVDGGKGQLKVAVEVVRELGLDGCLDLVGIAKEKDEEGEKLFVPGRKNPILLARHTPVLLLLMQIRDEAHRFGITFHRNWRGREALRSRLDLVPGIGPARKKALLTAFGSIGAIATATPEELSSIPGITLGLGQTILAILNESIINFPTDEVANE
- a CDS encoding NAD(P)/FAD-dependent oxidoreductase, with translation MSEMEPEGSILQRDKKTFAIVPRTPLGMVSADALEAIAAVVRKYKIPVVKITSGQRLALIGLEQDQLEPAWQDLGIDIGYAHTSALCLHYVQACPGNSVCKFGLDDSLGVGTELDQALSGLTFPAKIKVGVSGCPMCCGESFLRDVGLFAKSKGWTVVVGGNAGGRPRIADILQSDLNREEAVKLIMKFLQYYQVEGKPRERSARFLQRVGIDAVKQAVCGE
- a CDS encoding cytochrome C produces the protein MHQKQGGKNQMSDIDQQHHHRGPWGHIVRGMWRSPLGILGVILLTVCSTLMFIGLIVEVLGLTHNPYVPLLAFLVLPGGMITGLILIPVAAYLRRRQWEKYGIAKDHLQINLSDHRHRKMVVYFIVLTVLFFSLLSVIGYFGYEFSDSPYFCGKVCHNVMDPEYTVYTRSAHAKVVCVECHIGPGAQWFVRAKVSGLRQVLAVATNSFSRPIPAPVEHLRPARDTCEHCHWPEKFSGKKVKTFTHFTNDNQKEAQNVDIALHIGGHNKITGQFEGIHWHVSKDVEVKYLATDSKRLQIAKVKVTRPDGSSDEYVKPGVEIPAELDQSETGEHTAWRTMDCIDCHNRPTHTYDLPEERVDFGLISQKINGDIIGIREDSLTVLTAEYNTREEAEAQITNRLIELQTNRQGIDYVKRFDADLRKAGAYLLETYLGNIWPNMNIKWGTYGSHLGHQRAEEGWGCWRCHDEEHSTAEGKTISQSCDICHDEPQ